The genomic DNA TCTGGTTTGCGAGAAAAATGTCCTGATTTGCTGATTGATAAAATTCTCAGCGACCATGCTATTCAATCATTCAACGGACTGGAAGCAGCCGAAATCGCAGGGTTTAATACTCTCGACATCAAGGGATACGCGCCTTTAAATGAATGGGTATTTTTTCATGCCAAAAGTTGCACACTCATTATTACCGATTTAGCGTTTCATTTCGATCGTCAAAGTTCACGATCCGCCCAATTAATTTCTAAAGTGTGGGGTGGCTATCAACAGCTTCGTCCATCCCTTCTAGAGAAAATTGCCACAAGAGACAAAGAGCAAGTGCGTCAATCCCTGCAACCGATTTTTGCCTGGGATTTTGAGCGGGTCATTATGGCTCACGGCAGCATCATTGAGCAGGATGGTAAACGGCAATTTCAGCTCGGTTATGAGTGGTTTTTAGATGCTTGACTCGCTAGGATAGGCATAGCGGCGAATCTAGCCCTGAAGATAGGTCTTCCGCCTCAGTGAACTGGCAAACTCGAAGGGCAATACCACCGCAAGCTAAGCAGGATGATTTCAGGCAAGGAGTGCTGCTACTTGAATGGGGAAGTAGTATGTACAGCGAAGGAACTAAGCATGTTTGAGTTTACTTACCTTACAATTGACCTGTTTTTGCGACCCCCTCTTTTTAGAACAGATGCCTTTAAAGATTCGTGAGGTTAAAAATGCTATCAACCCGCAAGCTGTTCCGTTCTTTTACTGTATTTTTTGCTTTAGTCGGAGTTTTGATGGTCACGATTGGAGCGATCGTATTCCTGAACCAACCGATCGCAAGTGCAAACAATCCTGTCCGCTCCATTTCCCAAAGTTCTCAAGCAGTTAATCTCCACAATTTAGCCCAGGCTCCTTCTCTGATGGCAATAAAAGCCACAGTGTACCGTGACCCAAACTGTAGCTGCTGTGAAGCATGGATGGAGCATTTACGCTCCAGTGGGTTCCAAATCTCTGAAGTGCAACAGCCCGATATGGATGCGGTGAAACAAGAATACAGCGTGCCTAGCCAGTTGCAATCGTGCCATACCGCTATCATCAACGGGGCTGTGATTGAAGGACATGTACCCGTAGAGGATATTAAACGCTTCCTTGCTGAAGAATCTGGTGCCGCTGGTCTGGCTGTACCTGGAATGCCGATCGGCTCACCGGGGATGGAAGATGGTGAAACTCAGGAGCCATTCACCGTGTACTCCTTTGACCAACAAGGCAATGCTGAAGCGTTCAACCAATATTCATCCTAAAATTGACCTTTGCCAGACACTGTCCACTATGGAGGGTCACGGTGAAGGGTCACGATGAAGGGAACTGTCATGCGTTGATATAAAGTACCCATAATCGTCAATCACTCTTGCTTCTAATTAAACCGTAGAGTTCAAGATCTTGAAACGCTCCTCGATGGCAAACGTGCTGCTTTTGAGTGCCCTCATGGGTCATTCCTAGTTTTTGTAGTACTCTGGCAGAAGCTGGATTGCAGCCCAAACAGGTAGCATAAATGCGATGTAACCGCAGGGCTTGCAAGCCAAAGTTCATGACCTCTTGCGCGGCTTCCGAAGCGTATCCGTTGCCCCAGTAAGGTTTACCAATCCAGTACCCTAATTCTGCATTGGAGTGAGCAGCATTACATCGATAAGCCGATCGCACCAACGAGCCTCTGAGTTTGCGGTAGGACGATCGCCCAGGTTATCGCTTTCCCGGCAAGATAATCGGGTGCGTGGGTTTCAATCCAAGCCAGATTGAAGGCGGAACTTGAACAGCGACGTGCGACCTGGAAACTACCACTACCGCGTTATAGAGGCGTATCTGTAAAATATGCCAAATTGGTTTCCACGCGTAGTTTGGGTGCGGTAACGGATTGCGTCCAGGTCAACACCGGAGTATCAAGCCAGCCATCATGACTGATATTTGGGATGGTTGCGGAGAGATTTATGGATTTTCTTCCACCGCTCCTTTTCCGCCACGGCTGCTCGCTGATCCTGTTTACGAGTCAGATAGTGCAGTTCCCGCTGCAATTTTTGATAGTTCAGGAACCGCCCCTGGTCGAGATGTCCGTTGGCGAGTGCCTGCTGAATGGCGCAACCGGGTTCCTGCTGATGCTGGCAATCCCGAAAATGACACTGCTGCGCTAAGGCTTCAATCTCTGGAAAGGTTTCTGGCAATCCCTCAGTCCCTGACCATACCTGAATTTCACGCATTCCGGGGGTATCAATCATTAATGCACCCGCAGGAAGCAGAATTAACTGTCGATGCGTGGTGGTGTGTCTGCCGCGATCGTCTCCTCGCCGAACTGCCTGAACTGCCTGGATTGGCTCAGCGTTCAACTGATTTGCAATCGTGGATTTGCCCACCCCCGATGACCCCAGTAAGGCGATCGTTTTTCCGGCTTGCAGATAGGGCTGGAGCGCATCCATTCCCTGTTTCTGTGTGGCACTCAAAGCAATCACTGGGACACCAATCGCGATCGCTTCGACTTCTGCTAGCTGCTGTTCAACGTGCAAACAGAGATCTGCCTTGTTCAATACAATCACCGGGCTGGCACCACTTTCCCATGCCAGGATCAAATAGCGTTCAATCCGTCTCAAATTCAAATCACTATCTAACCCAGAAACGAGAAATACGGTATCGACATTGGCAGCAATTACCTGCTCCTCGGTCGTACTGCCTGCAACGTTACGGGAAAATTTGCTCTGGCGTGGCAGGATTGCGTGAATGGTAGCGCGCTGGTCTATCGGACTGGACTGAATGACCACCCAGTCTCCCACGGCTGGAAAGTCTTGAATGCCTGTCGTTCGATGCCTGAACTTGCCAGAAACTTCCGCCACTTGCTCCCCCTGCTCGGTGTAAAGCAGGTAAGAATTACGATGTTCAACGGCAACGCGACCGACCGCAAACCCCTGGTTGCAGTAGGCTCTAAAGCTGTGAGCATAGCGATCGCTCCAGCCTAATTGTTCTAAATTCATTGGATTTCCTTTCTGTGATGACTTGTGCGCTGCAAGGTTCACAGAAGAGTCCGAATCATCTTGCCGGGACGGTGCAGGAGTGAACGAGACTCACTGTGGCTTGCGATTGAAGCGTGAGCGTCTTTGCCGTGACGCGATCGGCTACGAATACAGTCATCGTCCACCTCCTTGAAGATTTCTATAGAGGGATACCACTCATACCCTAACCAATTCCGGATTCTCTGACCTAATTTTGCTGTAAATTTTGGTTTCAATATAGACATTGCGACCAATGGCAAATTGCTTAAGGGCATTGCGGAATCAGTGTACGATGTATCCCCTAGACCCCCATCTGTTTTTCCTGTTCCTGGGGAGCGAGTGGGGAGAACCAGCCGACGCAGACTTGCTTTGACTGGCAGAAGATTCTACTGATTTCAAAGCCTCCCTCGCATTTGGGGAGCGGCAATCGTAGATGGGGCTAAGGGGATACAGTACCTC from Leptolyngbya ohadii IS1 includes the following:
- a CDS encoding DUF4336 domain-containing protein, with translation MSLLQLAVILTNVLSESLMMLRAIAPDLWVAEQPLKYFGLEVGTRMTVIRLNQDRLVIIAPIQLQDEMIEQLNQLGNVSDIVAPNLYHYLFLNQCKQKYPDAAVWATSGLREKCPDLLIDKILSDHAIQSFNGLEAAEIAGFNTLDIKGYAPLNEWVFFHAKSCTLIITDLAFHFDRQSSRSAQLISKVWGGYQQLRPSLLEKIATRDKEQVRQSLQPIFAWDFERVIMAHGSIIEQDGKRQFQLGYEWFLDA
- a CDS encoding DUF411 domain-containing protein, with product MLSTRKLFRSFTVFFALVGVLMVTIGAIVFLNQPIASANNPVRSISQSSQAVNLHNLAQAPSLMAIKATVYRDPNCSCCEAWMEHLRSSGFQISEVQQPDMDAVKQEYSVPSQLQSCHTAIINGAVIEGHVPVEDIKRFLAEESGAAGLAVPGMPIGSPGMEDGETQEPFTVYSFDQQGNAEAFNQYSS
- a CDS encoding GNAT family N-acetyltransferase, translated to MRSAYRCNAAHSNAELGYWIGKPYWGNGYASEAAQEVMNFGLQALRLHRIYATCLGCNPASARVLQKLGMTHEGTQKQHVCHRGAFQDLELYGLIRSKSD
- the rsgA gene encoding ribosome small subunit-dependent GTPase A → MNLEQLGWSDRYAHSFRAYCNQGFAVGRVAVEHRNSYLLYTEQGEQVAEVSGKFRHRTTGIQDFPAVGDWVVIQSSPIDQRATIHAILPRQSKFSRNVAGSTTEEQVIAANVDTVFLVSGLDSDLNLRRIERYLILAWESGASPVIVLNKADLCLHVEQQLAEVEAIAIGVPVIALSATQKQGMDALQPYLQAGKTIALLGSSGVGKSTIANQLNAEPIQAVQAVRRGDDRGRHTTTHRQLILLPAGALMIDTPGMREIQVWSGTEGLPETFPEIEALAQQCHFRDCQHQQEPGCAIQQALANGHLDQGRFLNYQKLQRELHYLTRKQDQRAAVAEKERWKKIHKSLRNHPKYQS